The Setaria viridis chromosome 6, Setaria_viridis_v4.0, whole genome shotgun sequence genome includes the window CATGGTTTTGACGCGGCTGCTGTCagctcgttcggctggctgctttgcagctagctgctgctgctcggctctctgccgcagcagccagccagccgaaTGCAGCAGCCAAGCGAACGAGCTGAATAGGTTTAGGATAAAATATTCACATAACCTTTGCAAGATTAGCCTGGCTTCTCACAGCAGCTGGTACAACAAATGAAAAACATAGCAAACAGAGTTATATCCTTCTCTTGGAGAAAGCATTAGAGACGAACTAAATTAGTTTAACATAGAACTCTGTCTCCAacttatctctctttttccagAAAAAGAATTAGATCAACCTCAAATTGAAAGGAATCATCACCTTCTGATTCATGGATTTGGAcatgcttttccaattctgccTCTACTTCCATCTCCATTGCTACTTTAATCACAAGTGGAGGAGATATGTCCCCTGCATTGTCAATTTTGAAACATAAGAAACAAACACAGGTATAACTTGGAGATTAATCTGGAGAAAGACATACTGATCTCAAAACAGATACACTCCACGCCCCAATCCATTGCTGCCTCACTGATCAATCTCTGCAGAAGATTGACAGAAAACGTTATTCACATAGCAAACAAAGCAAGAGACCAATTGACAGCAAAGCTATTCACACTCGGAGATTGGAAGTAGCAGGTAGCCCTCAGAACTACTTATAGATCTTGATCTACTGATGGCCAAGACTAGCTCACTAGAAACAAACACTACATGTAAACCTTGATGACCTGATAAACAAAAACATTTGACAGCAAGACCAAAAAAGAGAGGAATGGCATCGAAGCAATCATAGCCTATTGCTTGCTCGAGTACATAGCTCATATGGAAAAACAAACAGCTCGAGATTTTGGAATTAAGATAATGTACCACATTGTTCTCATTCAATGCATCTCTCTCCTTAGAAGCCTTGTCCAATGTCATTTTCCCTAGCTCACTCATTGTTGTTTGTGCAAGTTGTATGACAGCAGAAATCGGATTCTCCACACCATAGGAAGCGAGGTATGGATCAAAAATCTGCAAAACTCAGCAAATGTTATAATTAGCACCAAATCTGCTACACTACCACTACACTAATATGATGCAATTGTAAAGGAAATGCAGTGAAACGGATAAGAATAGAGCTACTCCTAgagcaagaaagaaaaacacgCAAAAGGTAGGTTCAATCTCAATTTAGATTCGCAATCCCTCGGTGCCAGAGGTTATGGTCAACTGTTGCTATTACCTTCACGAAGAGTCCGCCGTCGATCTGCAGGCAGACGCCGTTTCTGGTGAGGACGGACTGGTCGGAAATGGGAATCACCTGCTCCTTGAGCGAGTGGACGAAGACGATTCTGTCGACTCCGGGCACCAGCAGGTGGATTCTGGGGGTGAGCATCCGGTGGTACTTGCCCAACCTCTCCACCACGAAGGCCTTCCTTTTCGGGACAATGGTCACTCCCCAGTTCACCGGCGTGCCCAGCGGGTCGCACCTGGAAGCAACACGAGCGCTGGGAGCTCAATCTCGGCTTCCAAAAGGCTCCCGAAGCAAGCGAGAAgcgagagagagggagcggAGGTAGGGTTTTACCGAGGGCTGCCGTCGCGGGGGTGGTGCTAGGAGAGGGAGCGGGACGACGCGAgagcggcgccggcagcggcgtggtggcgcgggaggaggaggagctggcgcgCCGGGGTGGCGGAGTGCCGGAGGATGCTTGCCAttgtcggcggcggctgcggcggtggcggagagccCCCTTTTGTTATTGGGTTTGAGGCTTAAAAAAGAAATGGGGACGAGAAATAGGTGCTCTAAGCTCAGCAAGTTGTTTGGCTGCCGCTTAGAAGCTcagcaagctgtttggctgccGCTTAGAATTGCAACGAGGATTTTTTGGGAGAAGAAAACGAAGACCAATTTTTTCCCGAGTTTGTCTAATTTCAATCCTAATCAGGAAACCATCTAAACTTGAAGTTTTGACTTTGAATTGCAACGAGACCTTTTTTACTTAGAATTATGGTTTAACCAGAAAACCGTCTAAATTTTCACTACAAATTGAAACGAGGAGTAGTAGAGACTGCTGCGGCATACGAATTGTGGTTTCGATTCGAGTCAGTTCAAATTGTCAGGCTTTCAGCCATGTTTATAAGCATTTATGTTTCCATTCTGAAAAGGTGTAAACGGGGCCAGGTACCATGGTTTTGACGAGAAGGAGACGCGGCTGCTGTCAGCTTGTTCGGttggctgctttgcagctgcctgctgctgctcggctctctgccgcagcagctgcagcacgcaGCAACTCtctgcagcagcaggcagccagTCGAACACAGCAGCCAAGCGAACGAGCTGAATAAGTTTAGAATAAAATATTCACATACCCTTTGCAAGATTAGCCTGGCTTGTCACAGCAGCTGTtacaacaaatgaaaaaaataccAAACAGAGTTATATCCTTCTCTTGGAAAAAGCATTAGGGATGAACTAAATTAGTTTAAGATAGAACTCTGTCTCAAacttatctctctttttccagAAAAAGAATTAGATCAACCTCAAATTGAAAGGAATCATCACCTTCTGATTCATGGATTTGGACACGCTTTTCCAATTCTGCCTCTACTTCCATCTCCATTGCTACTTTAATCACATGTGGAGGAGATATGTCCCCTGCATTGTCAATTTTGAAACCTAAGAAACAAACACAGGTATAACTTGGAGATTAATCTGGAGAAAGACATACTAATCTCAAAACAGATACACTCCACGCCCCAATCCATTGCTGCCTCATTGATCAATCTCTGCAGAAGATTGACAGAAAACGTTATTCACATAGCAAACAAAGCAAGACACCAATTGACAGCAAAGCTATTCACACTCGGAGATTGGAAGTAGCAGGTAGCCCTCAGAACTACTTATAGATCTTGATCTACTGATGGCCAAGACTAGATCACTAGAAACAAACACTACATAAAAACCCTGATGAACTGATAAACAAAAACATTTGACAGCAAGACCAAAAAAGAGAGGAATGGCATCGAAGCAATCATAGCCTATTGCTTGCTCGAGTACATAGCTCATATGGAAAAACAAACAGCTCAAGATTTTGGAATTAAGATAATGTACCACAATGTTCTCATTCAATGCATCTCTCTCCTTAAAAGCCTTGTCCAATGTCATTTTCCCAAGCTCACTCATTGTTGTTTGTGCAAGTTGTATGACAGCAGAAATTGGATTCTCCACACCATAGGAAGCGAGGTATGGATCAAAAATCTGCAAAACTCAGCAAATGTTATAATTAGCACCAAATCTGCTACAGTACCACTACACTAATATGCTGCAATTGTAAAGGAAATGCAGTGAAACGGATAAGAATAGGGCTACTCCTAgagcaagaaagaaaaacacgCAAAAGGTAGGTTCAATCTCAATTTAGATTCGCAATCGCTCGGTGCCAGAGATTATGGTCGACTGTTGCTATTACCTTCACGAAGAGTCCGCCGTCGATCTGCAGGCAGACGCTATTTCTGGTGAGGACGGACTGGTCGGAAATGGGAATCACCTGCTCCTTGAGCGAGTGGACGAAGATGATTCTGTCGACTCCGGGCACCAGCAGGTGGATTCTAGGAGTGAGCATCCGGTGGTACTTGCCCAGCCTCTCCACCACGAAGGCCTTCCTTTCCGGGACAATGGTCACTCCCCAGTTCACCGACGTGCCCAGCGGGTCGCACCTGGAAGCAACACGAGCACAGGGTGCTCAATCTCGGCTTCCAGACGGCTCCCGAAGCAAGCGATAAgcgagagagagggagcggGGGTAGGGTTTTACCGAGGGCTGCCGTCGCGGGGGTGGTACTGGGAGAGGGAGCGGGACGAGGCgggagcggcgccggcagcggcgaggtggcgcgggaggaggaggagctggcgcgCCGGGGTGGCGGAGCGCCGGAGGATGCTTGCCAttgtcagcggcggcggcggtggcggcggagagcCCCTTTTGTTATCGGGTTTGAGGCTTAAAAAAGAAATGGGAACGAGAAATAGGTGCTCTCAGCTcagcaagctgtttggctgccgcttagaagctcagcaagctgtttggctgccGCTTA containing:
- the LOC117860811 gene encoding uncharacterized protein gives rise to the protein MASILRRSATPARQLLLLPRHLAAAGAAPASSRSLSQYHPRDGSPRCDPLGTSVNWGVTIVPERKAFVVERLGKYHRMLTPRIHLLVPGVDRIIFVHSLKEQVIPISDQSVLTRNSVCLQIDGGLFVKIFDPYLASYGVENPISAVIQLAQTTMSELGKMTLDKAFKERDALNENIVRLINEAAMDWGVECICFEIRDISPPHVIKVAMEMEVEAELEKRVQIHESEAAVTSQANLAKGM